The Cellulomonas sp. S1-8 genome has a window encoding:
- a CDS encoding zinc-dependent alcohol dehydrogenase produces the protein MRAMTYRGPYKVRVEEKDVPTIEHPNDAVVRVVRAAICGSDLHLYHGMMPDTRIGHTFGHEFVGVVEKVGSSVRNLQVGDRVMVPFNVYCGTCFFCARGLYSNCHNVNPNATAIGGMYGYSHSTGGYDGGQAEYVRVPFADVGPSKIPAWLDDDDAVLMTDALATGYFGAQIADVVEGDTVVVLGAGPVGLFAARSAWLMGAGRVIVVDQLEYRLAKAREFAYAETRNYNEHDDIVVELKKATDGLGADRVIEAVGAEADGNLTQHITAAKLKLQGGSPVALNWAIDAVRKGGTVSVLGAYGPLFSAVKFGDAMNKGLTLNMNQAPAKRQWPRLLEHIQAGYLRPSDVVTHRFPLEHIAEAYHVMSSKLDGCIKPLIIPSED, from the coding sequence ATGCGCGCGATGACCTACCGCGGGCCCTACAAGGTCCGCGTCGAGGAGAAGGACGTCCCGACGATCGAGCACCCCAACGACGCCGTCGTCCGGGTCGTCCGTGCCGCCATCTGCGGCTCCGACCTGCACCTTTACCACGGCATGATGCCGGACACGCGGATCGGTCACACGTTCGGTCACGAGTTCGTCGGGGTCGTGGAGAAGGTCGGGTCGTCGGTCCGGAACCTGCAGGTCGGCGACCGCGTGATGGTGCCGTTCAACGTCTACTGCGGCACGTGCTTCTTCTGCGCCCGCGGTCTGTACTCGAACTGCCACAACGTAAACCCGAACGCGACCGCCATCGGCGGGATGTACGGCTACTCGCACTCCACGGGCGGGTACGACGGCGGGCAGGCGGAGTACGTCCGCGTGCCCTTCGCCGACGTCGGGCCCTCGAAGATCCCCGCGTGGCTCGACGACGACGACGCCGTGCTCATGACCGACGCCCTGGCCACGGGCTACTTCGGGGCGCAGATCGCGGACGTCGTCGAGGGCGACACGGTCGTCGTGCTGGGCGCCGGACCGGTCGGGCTGTTCGCGGCACGCTCGGCCTGGCTCATGGGCGCCGGCCGGGTGATCGTCGTCGACCAGCTCGAGTACCGCCTGGCCAAGGCCCGGGAGTTCGCCTACGCGGAGACCCGGAACTACAACGAGCACGACGACATCGTCGTGGAGCTGAAGAAGGCGACCGACGGGCTCGGGGCGGACCGCGTCATCGAGGCCGTCGGCGCCGAGGCGGACGGCAACCTGACCCAGCACATCACCGCCGCGAAGCTCAAGCTGCAGGGCGGCTCCCCCGTCGCGCTCAACTGGGCGATCGACGCCGTCCGCAAGGGCGGGACCGTGTCCGTGCTCGGCGCGTACGGGCCGCTCTTCTCGGCCGTGAAGTTCGGGGACGCCATGAACAAGGGGCTGACCCTGAACATGAACCAGGCGCCGGCGAAGCGGCAGTGGCCGCGGCTGCTCGAGCACATCCAGGCGGGCTACCTCAGGCCCAGCGACGTCGTCACGCACCGCTTCCCGCTCGAGCACATCGCCGAGGCGTACCACGTGATGTCGTCCAAGCTCGACGGCTGCATCAAGCCGCTGATCATCCCGTCCGAGGACTGA
- a CDS encoding phage holin family protein → MTGPDPTVAGTRATPGVPPTGAYPPPGTPLGAGAPPVGADDDRPSLGDLISAVTQDLSLLVRQEVELAKAELSQTAKRAGTGSGLLAGAGVAGHFVLLFLSLALWWGLPMGRAWAALVVAVIWAIIAAVLAKRGRGELKRVKGMPRTAETVKKIPNALKGDEEANHE, encoded by the coding sequence GTGACGGGCCCCGACCCCACCGTCGCGGGCACGCGCGCGACGCCGGGCGTCCCGCCGACGGGCGCCTACCCGCCGCCCGGCACCCCGCTGGGTGCGGGAGCCCCGCCGGTCGGCGCCGACGACGATCGCCCGTCCCTCGGTGATCTCATCAGCGCCGTCACGCAGGACCTCTCGCTGCTCGTGCGGCAGGAGGTCGAGCTGGCGAAGGCGGAGCTCTCGCAGACCGCCAAGCGCGCCGGCACGGGGAGCGGCCTGCTCGCCGGGGCCGGCGTGGCCGGGCACTTCGTCCTGCTGTTCCTGTCCCTGGCGCTGTGGTGGGGCCTGCCGATGGGCCGCGCCTGGGCCGCACTCGTCGTCGCCGTCATCTGGGCGATCATCGCGGCCGTCCTCGCCAAGCGCGGGCGCGGCGAGCTCAAGCGCGTCAAGGGCATGCCGCGTACCGCGGAAACCGTCAAGAAGATCCCGAACGCCCTGAAGGGTGACGAGGAGGCCAACCATGAGTGA
- a CDS encoding DUF3618 domain-containing protein — MSESPEEIRRRIEATRADLSANVDAVGDTLDPRQIAHRQADKVRGRATAVRERVMGTAQDARDRVMGSAHDAGDSVGAGVGGAADAARSAAGSVAQGVKDAPGAVAHQAQGNPLVAGLVAFGLGWLASSLVPASKPEQRAAQSVKESAQAVVPQAKEAAQQVADDLRGPAQDALQAVKDRAAEAAAGVKEHGAEAATDLRDQAQHSAEEVRQAPQQGGSPSQDGGSPSQHAGPSTPYGSPAQH, encoded by the coding sequence ATGAGTGAGAGCCCGGAAGAGATCCGTCGTCGCATCGAGGCGACCCGTGCCGACCTGTCGGCGAACGTCGACGCGGTCGGCGACACGCTGGACCCGCGCCAGATCGCGCACCGGCAGGCCGACAAGGTGCGCGGCCGCGCGACCGCGGTCCGTGAGCGGGTGATGGGCACCGCGCAGGACGCCCGCGACCGTGTCATGGGCTCGGCGCACGACGCGGGTGACTCCGTCGGTGCGGGCGTGGGCGGTGCGGCGGACGCCGCACGGTCCGCCGCGGGGTCGGTCGCCCAGGGCGTGAAGGACGCGCCCGGCGCGGTGGCGCACCAGGCGCAGGGCAACCCGCTGGTCGCGGGGCTCGTCGCCTTCGGTCTCGGCTGGCTGGCGTCGTCGCTGGTCCCCGCCTCCAAGCCCGAGCAGCGGGCCGCGCAGTCGGTCAAGGAGAGCGCGCAGGCCGTCGTCCCGCAGGCGAAGGAAGCGGCGCAGCAGGTCGCCGACGACCTGCGCGGCCCCGCGCAGGACGCGCTCCAGGCCGTCAAGGACCGGGCCGCGGAGGCGGCGGCCGGGGTCAAGGAGCACGGTGCCGAGGCGGCGACGGACCTGCGCGACCAGGCGCAGCACTCGGCCGAGGAGGTGCGCCAGGCCCCCCAGCAGGGAGGGTCGCCGTCGCAGGACGGCGGGTCGCCCTCGCAGCACGCCGGCCCCAGCACCCCGTACGGCAGCCCGGCGCAGCACTAG
- a CDS encoding STAS domain-containing protein, with translation MPSYASLPGSVTVEPHGSVTLVRLRGEIDISLRDQASSALPRLLDPRLPVEVDLAEVRLLSATGLSFLVQCKDACTRAGLSCVLRGVPAHVAVVLAAAELTAYLGDDDRHGRVSS, from the coding sequence ATGCCCAGCTACGCCTCCCTCCCCGGCTCCGTCACCGTCGAGCCGCACGGTTCCGTGACGCTCGTGCGTCTGCGCGGCGAGATCGACATCTCGCTGCGCGACCAGGCCTCCAGCGCGCTTCCCCGGCTGCTCGACCCCCGGCTGCCCGTCGAGGTCGACCTCGCCGAGGTGCGCCTGCTCAGCGCCACCGGGTTGTCCTTCCTGGTGCAGTGCAAGGACGCCTGCACCCGGGCGGGGCTGTCCTGCGTCCTGCGCGGGGTCCCGGCGCACGTCGCGGTGGTGCTCGCCGCCGCCGAGCTCACCGCCTACCTGGGCGACGACGACCGCCACGGGCGGGTGTCGTCATGA
- a CDS encoding ANTAR domain-containing protein, which yields MTTLAPRATPAVDVPPGSPAVVAVLRRTVEEKLGLPVDVRVTADVAGHAQHLTSTSGAVAPDVAWPTSGTPEPRAVVAQHASAGVLTSVAARAPIAVDWSVVATDLDEAAAVLAVMVSDRVALTDLRQDVADLTAAMASREVIDQALGVVMAHRRCAPADALQALRVASQRRGEKVSVVAARIVAQVAGPQPDAPRPFVSRRHPSTSRPAGTALPVT from the coding sequence ATGACCACGCTCGCGCCCCGCGCCACACCGGCGGTCGACGTCCCGCCGGGCAGCCCGGCCGTGGTCGCCGTCCTGCGCCGCACGGTCGAGGAGAAGCTGGGCCTGCCCGTCGACGTCCGCGTGACGGCGGACGTCGCGGGGCACGCGCAGCACCTGACCTCGACGTCGGGGGCCGTGGCGCCGGACGTGGCGTGGCCGACCAGCGGCACCCCGGAGCCCCGCGCGGTCGTCGCCCAGCACGCGAGCGCCGGCGTGCTGACGTCGGTCGCCGCACGCGCGCCGATCGCGGTGGACTGGTCCGTCGTGGCCACCGACCTGGACGAGGCGGCGGCCGTCCTGGCGGTCATGGTGTCCGACCGGGTCGCCCTGACCGACCTGCGTCAGGACGTCGCCGACCTGACCGCGGCGATGGCGAGCCGCGAGGTCATCGACCAGGCGCTGGGGGTCGTGATGGCGCACCGCCGCTGCGCCCCGGCCGACGCCCTGCAGGCCCTGCGTGTCGCGTCGCAGCGCCGCGGCGAGAAGGTCAGCGTCGTCGCCGCGCGCATCGTCGCGCAGGTCGCCGGACCGCAGCCGGACGCCCCGCGCCCGTTCGTCTCCCGGCGCCACCCGTCGACGTCGCGCCCGGCGGGCACGGCGCTGCCGGTGACGTGA
- the glpK gene encoding glycerol kinase GlpK, with protein MSEKYVMAIDQGTTSTRAMVFDQKAAIIAVGQKEHEQIFPRAGWVEHDATEIWANTREVVGQALGRASLQNTDIAAVGITNQRETAVVWDRRTGEPVHHAIVWQDTRTQKICDELAALGGGAERYKDRVGLPLATYFSGPKIRWILDNVEGAREKAEAGHLAFGNTDAWLLWNMTGGPDGGVHVTDVTNASRTMLMNIDSLTWNEEIAAEMGVPLSMLPEIRSSSEVYGKDREKGLLAGVPIAGILGDQQAATFGQACFEVGNAKNTYGTGNFMLINTGTSPVPSKNGLLTTVCYKIGDADAVYALEGSIAVTGSLVQWLRDNLGIISSAPEIEQLAASVEDNGGAYFVPAFSGLFAPYWRSDARGALVGLTRYVTKAHIARAALEATAFQTREVLDAMNADSGVDLTELKVDGGMVANEALMQFQADILGVPVIRPKIAETTALGAAYAAGIAVGYWSGEQDVIDNWAEDKRWEPSMDSDERDRQYRLWKKAVTKSFDWVDDDVR; from the coding sequence ATGTCCGAGAAGTACGTCATGGCGATCGACCAGGGAACGACGAGCACACGCGCGATGGTCTTCGACCAGAAGGCCGCCATCATCGCGGTCGGTCAGAAGGAGCACGAGCAGATCTTCCCGAGGGCGGGCTGGGTCGAGCACGACGCCACGGAGATCTGGGCGAACACCCGTGAGGTCGTCGGCCAGGCCCTGGGACGTGCGAGCCTGCAGAACACCGACATCGCCGCGGTCGGCATCACCAACCAGCGCGAGACGGCCGTGGTCTGGGACCGCCGCACGGGCGAGCCCGTCCACCACGCGATCGTCTGGCAGGACACGCGCACGCAGAAGATCTGCGACGAGCTCGCGGCGCTGGGGGGCGGCGCCGAGCGGTACAAGGACCGCGTCGGGCTGCCGCTCGCGACCTACTTCTCCGGCCCGAAGATCCGGTGGATCCTCGACAACGTCGAGGGCGCACGCGAGAAGGCCGAGGCGGGGCACCTCGCGTTCGGCAACACCGACGCGTGGCTGCTGTGGAACATGACGGGCGGCCCCGACGGCGGGGTGCACGTCACCGACGTCACCAACGCGTCGCGCACCATGCTCATGAACATCGACAGCCTCACGTGGAACGAGGAGATCGCCGCGGAGATGGGCGTGCCGTTGTCGATGCTCCCCGAGATCCGCTCGTCGTCCGAGGTGTACGGCAAGGACCGCGAGAAGGGCCTGCTCGCGGGCGTCCCCATCGCGGGGATCCTCGGTGACCAGCAGGCCGCGACGTTCGGGCAGGCGTGCTTCGAGGTCGGCAACGCGAAGAACACCTACGGCACCGGCAACTTCATGCTCATCAACACCGGGACGTCACCGGTGCCGAGCAAGAACGGCCTGCTGACGACCGTCTGCTACAAGATCGGCGACGCCGACGCGGTCTACGCGCTCGAGGGGTCGATCGCGGTGACCGGGTCGCTCGTGCAGTGGCTGCGCGACAACCTCGGCATCATCTCCTCGGCACCCGAGATCGAGCAGCTCGCGGCGAGCGTCGAGGACAACGGCGGCGCGTACTTCGTCCCCGCGTTCTCCGGGCTCTTCGCGCCCTACTGGCGTTCCGACGCGCGCGGTGCGCTCGTCGGCCTCACTCGGTACGTCACCAAGGCGCACATCGCGCGGGCTGCGCTGGAGGCCACGGCCTTCCAGACGCGCGAGGTGCTGGACGCCATGAACGCCGACTCCGGCGTCGACCTCACGGAGCTGAAGGTCGACGGCGGCATGGTCGCCAACGAGGCGCTCATGCAGTTCCAGGCCGACATCCTCGGCGTCCCCGTCATCCGGCCCAAGATCGCCGAGACCACCGCGCTCGGTGCCGCCTACGCCGCCGGCATCGCCGTCGGGTACTGGTCCGGCGAGCAGGACGTCATCGACAACTGGGCCGAGGACAAGCGCTGGGAGCCGTCGATGGACTCCGACGAGCGCGACCGGCAGTACCGGCTGTGGAAGAAGGCCGTCACCAAGTCGTTCGACTGGGTGGACGACGACGTGCGCTGA
- a CDS encoding MIP/aquaporin family protein — MDYTIGEAFVSELVGTALLLLLGAGVVANAILPKTKGFGGGWLLINFGWGLAVFAGVYAAFKSGAHINPAVTVGIWATGAEEFAPGIPVTVVNGLLYVTAQIAGAAIGAAFAFLAYKKHFDEDADPGTKLAVFSTGPAVRSYGWNLVTEIIGTFVLVFIVLAFAKSPADLGALPVALLVVGIGASLGGPTGYAINPARDLGPRIAHALLPIRGKGSSDWAYSWVPIVGPMVGGVLAGLVARVYLG, encoded by the coding sequence GTGGACTACACCATCGGCGAGGCGTTCGTCTCCGAGCTCGTCGGCACCGCGCTCCTCCTGCTGCTCGGCGCGGGCGTGGTCGCCAACGCGATCCTGCCGAAGACCAAGGGCTTCGGCGGCGGCTGGCTCCTCATCAACTTCGGCTGGGGGCTCGCGGTCTTCGCGGGCGTCTACGCCGCGTTCAAGTCCGGCGCGCACATCAACCCCGCCGTCACGGTCGGCATCTGGGCCACCGGCGCCGAGGAGTTCGCCCCCGGCATCCCCGTGACCGTCGTCAACGGCCTGCTGTACGTGACGGCGCAGATCGCCGGCGCGGCGATCGGTGCCGCGTTCGCGTTCCTCGCGTACAAGAAGCATTTCGACGAGGACGCCGACCCGGGCACCAAGCTCGCGGTGTTCTCGACGGGCCCCGCGGTGCGCTCCTACGGCTGGAACCTCGTCACCGAGATCATCGGCACGTTCGTGCTCGTCTTCATCGTCCTCGCGTTCGCGAAGTCGCCGGCGGACCTCGGGGCGCTGCCCGTGGCCCTGCTGGTCGTCGGCATCGGCGCGAGCCTGGGCGGGCCGACGGGCTACGCCATCAACCCGGCACGTGACCTCGGCCCGCGCATCGCGCACGCCCTCCTGCCGATCCGCGGCAAGGGCTCCTCCGACTGGGCGTACTCCTGGGTCCCGATCGTGGGCCCGATGGTCGGCGGCGTCCTCGCCGGGCTCGTCGCCCGCGTGTACCTCGGCTGA
- a CDS encoding glycerol-3-phosphate dehydrogenase/oxidase: protein MRTAPLTAQARQDALAALRRSSEGGRELDVLVVGGGVTGAGIALDAVTRGLSTAIVEGQDWASGTSSRSSKLVHGGLRYLQMLDFHLVREALTERDLLITHLAPHLVKPVSFLYPLENRVWERAYVGAGVALYDTLASVSGSRRAMPMHTHLTRKGMERLFPDLRHDAAIGAVRYWDASVDDARLVETLVRTAVSYGAHAATRTQVVGMQTTTGGAVTGAEVVDLETGDRIDVRARHVINATGVWTEQTESLAGSEGGLRVLASKGIHIVVPRRRIEGDTGLILQTEKSVLFIIPWSRYWVIGTTDTPWEQELTHPVATSADIDYVIEHANQVLSRPLTRDDVIGTWAGLRPLLQPGTKAGTSSAKVSREHTVASPAPGLTVVAGGKLTTYRVMAKDAVDFALGSRATTLPSITHEVPLVGAAGLKVVQRQSRATAARYGWDRPRMDHLLHRYGSLLQELTDLCDERPELAEPLPHAPAYIGAEIVYAVSHEGALHLDDVLMHRTRLNYEQADRGVGALDEIADLVAPVLGWDDATRLREIETYRARAEAEEAAAAQPDDASAEQVRLAAVDVAPLLPLGGGADPGTKPGSPAGRGSAGPAGT from the coding sequence ATGAGGACCGCACCGCTAACAGCCCAGGCACGACAGGACGCGCTGGCCGCGCTGCGCCGCAGCTCCGAGGGCGGCCGCGAGCTGGACGTCCTGGTCGTCGGCGGTGGGGTCACCGGGGCCGGGATCGCGCTCGACGCGGTCACCCGCGGTCTGTCGACCGCGATCGTCGAGGGGCAGGACTGGGCGTCCGGCACGTCGAGCCGGTCCAGCAAGCTCGTGCACGGCGGCCTGCGGTACCTGCAGATGCTCGACTTCCACCTGGTCCGCGAGGCGCTCACCGAGCGCGACCTGCTGATCACGCACCTCGCGCCGCACCTGGTCAAGCCCGTCAGCTTCCTCTACCCGCTGGAGAACCGCGTGTGGGAGCGGGCGTACGTGGGCGCGGGCGTCGCGCTGTACGACACCCTCGCGTCGGTCTCCGGCAGCCGCCGCGCCATGCCGATGCACACGCACCTGACCCGCAAGGGCATGGAGCGCCTGTTCCCGGACCTGCGGCACGACGCCGCGATCGGCGCCGTCCGGTACTGGGACGCGAGCGTCGACGACGCGCGGCTCGTCGAGACCCTGGTGCGCACGGCGGTCAGCTACGGCGCGCACGCCGCGACGCGCACCCAGGTCGTCGGCATGCAGACCACGACGGGCGGCGCCGTCACGGGCGCGGAGGTCGTGGACCTGGAGACCGGGGACCGGATCGACGTCCGCGCGCGCCATGTCATCAACGCGACCGGCGTGTGGACCGAGCAGACCGAGTCCCTCGCGGGCAGCGAGGGCGGGCTGCGCGTGCTGGCGTCGAAGGGCATCCACATCGTGGTGCCGCGGCGGCGCATCGAGGGCGACACGGGCCTGATCCTGCAGACCGAGAAGTCGGTCCTGTTCATCATCCCGTGGTCGCGGTACTGGGTGATCGGCACCACGGACACCCCGTGGGAGCAGGAGCTGACGCACCCCGTCGCGACGAGCGCCGACATCGACTACGTCATCGAGCACGCCAACCAGGTGCTGTCCCGCCCGTTGACGCGCGACGACGTGATCGGCACCTGGGCGGGGCTGCGACCGCTGCTGCAGCCGGGCACCAAGGCGGGCACGTCGTCCGCGAAGGTCTCGCGCGAGCACACCGTGGCCTCCCCCGCACCCGGCCTGACGGTCGTCGCGGGCGGCAAGCTGACGACCTACCGCGTGATGGCGAAGGACGCGGTGGACTTCGCGCTCGGCTCCCGGGCCACGACGCTGCCGTCGATCACGCACGAGGTGCCGCTCGTGGGCGCCGCGGGACTCAAGGTCGTGCAGCGGCAGTCCCGGGCGACCGCCGCCCGGTACGGCTGGGACCGCCCCCGCATGGACCACCTGCTGCACCGGTACGGCTCGCTGCTGCAGGAGCTCACCGACCTGTGCGACGAGCGCCCCGAGCTCGCCGAGCCGCTGCCCCACGCCCCGGCGTACATCGGCGCCGAGATCGTCTACGCCGTCAGCCACGAGGGCGCGCTGCACCTCGACGACGTCCTCATGCACCGGACCCGCCTCAACTACGAGCAGGCCGACCGGGGCGTCGGCGCGCTCGACGAGATCGCCGACCTGGTCGCGCCCGTCCTGGGCTGGGACGACGCGACGCGTCTGCGCGAGATCGAGACGTACCGCGCCCGTGCCGAGGCCGAGGAGGCCGCGGCCGCCCAGCCCGACGACGCGTCGGCCGAGCAGGTCCGCCTCGCCGCGGTGGACGTCGCCCCGCTGCTGCCGCTCGGCGGGGGCGCCGACCCGGGCACCAAGCCGGGCTCGCCCGCAGGTCGCGGCTCCGCCGGCCCCGCCGGCACCTGA
- a CDS encoding sugar-binding transcriptional regulator — translation MFVEREQDVLRAASMYYLQDLKMEVIARHLGTSRSTVSRLLKRARETGLVEITLRPSSTRAPGLGRSISAAFGIDTYVVPVPDSAGSVERLDQVAMTAARLLASWFDSDMVLGVAWGTTVAAVSRYLAPKPTRGSAVVQLNGAANMRTSGVDYASDLISSFGSAFGAAVHHFSVPAFFDYPDTKDAMWRERSVRRVLDMQRRADIAVFSAGAVAGAVPSHVYSAGYLDEADVRCLHDEGVVGDVCTVFLRADGSWSDVSLNSRATGPTPDELQRIARRVCVVAGDNKVAPLLAALHADVVTDLVVDEITATALVDAVTTRPHRPH, via the coding sequence GTGTTCGTGGAGCGGGAGCAGGACGTGCTGCGCGCGGCGTCCATGTACTACCTGCAGGACCTCAAGATGGAGGTCATCGCGCGGCACCTCGGGACGTCCCGATCGACGGTGTCGCGCCTGCTCAAGCGGGCGCGCGAGACCGGCCTCGTCGAGATCACCCTGCGCCCGTCGAGCACCCGCGCACCCGGTCTGGGGCGCTCGATCTCGGCGGCGTTCGGCATCGACACGTACGTCGTCCCCGTGCCCGACTCCGCCGGATCCGTCGAGCGCCTCGACCAGGTCGCCATGACCGCCGCACGTCTGCTCGCGTCGTGGTTCGACTCCGACATGGTCCTGGGCGTCGCCTGGGGCACGACCGTCGCCGCCGTGTCCCGGTACCTCGCCCCCAAGCCGACGCGCGGGTCCGCGGTCGTCCAGCTCAACGGCGCCGCGAACATGCGCACGTCCGGCGTGGACTACGCGTCCGACCTCATCTCGTCGTTCGGCTCCGCGTTCGGCGCCGCCGTCCACCACTTCTCCGTCCCCGCGTTCTTCGACTACCCCGACACCAAGGACGCGATGTGGCGCGAGCGGTCCGTGCGGCGCGTGCTGGACATGCAGCGTCGCGCCGACATCGCCGTGTTCTCCGCCGGGGCCGTCGCCGGGGCCGTCCCCTCGCACGTCTACTCGGCGGGCTACCTCGACGAGGCCGACGTGCGCTGCCTGCACGACGAGGGCGTCGTCGGCGACGTGTGCACGGTGTTCCTGCGCGCCGACGGGTCCTGGTCCGACGTGTCCCTCAACAGCCGCGCCACGGGCCCGACGCCCGACGAGCTGCAGCGCATCGCCCGCCGCGTGTGCGTCGTCGCCGGCGACAACAAGGTCGCCCCGCTGCTCGCCGCCCTGCACGCCGACGTCGTCACGGACCTCGTCGTCGACGAGATCACCGCCACCGCCCTCGTCGACGCCGTCACCACCCGCCCCCACCGCCCCCACTGA
- a CDS encoding amino-acid N-acetyltransferase yields MSTPAPVDVAPALPADVRAIRRLVEPYAQERILLAKEWVGYYEAVQEFLVARPADGADVVGCGALHVMWEDLAEIRTLAVDPAYRGRAVGHALVDGLIERARGLGLRRVFCLTFEVDFFARHGFREIEGTPVPTDVYAELLRSHDDGVAEFLDLARVKPNTLGNTRMLLDL; encoded by the coding sequence GTGAGCACCCCCGCACCCGTCGACGTCGCACCGGCTCTCCCCGCGGACGTCCGCGCCATCCGCCGCCTCGTGGAGCCCTACGCGCAGGAGCGCATCCTGCTCGCCAAGGAGTGGGTCGGGTACTACGAGGCCGTGCAGGAGTTCCTCGTCGCGCGCCCGGCGGACGGCGCCGACGTCGTCGGGTGCGGGGCGCTGCACGTCATGTGGGAGGACCTGGCCGAGATCCGCACGCTCGCGGTCGACCCGGCCTACCGCGGGCGCGCCGTCGGGCACGCGCTCGTCGACGGCCTGATCGAGCGGGCCCGGGGCCTGGGGCTGCGACGCGTGTTCTGCCTGACGTTCGAGGTCGACTTCTTCGCCCGGCACGGCTTCCGCGAGATCGAGGGCACCCCGGTGCCCACGGACGTCTACGCCGAGCTGCTGCGGTCCCACGACGACGGTGTCGCCGAGTTCCTCGACCTCGCCCGCGTCAAGCCGAACACCCTGGGCAACACCCGCATGCTCCTCGACCTCTGA
- a CDS encoding A/G-specific adenine glycosylase — MRADVVAWFDEHARDLPWRAADRTPWGVLVSEVMLQQTPVVRVVPAWRAWLDRWPTPADLAAAPTADVLRAWDRLGYPRRALRLQECARVVVERHGGVLPDDEDALLALPGVGAYTAAAVRAFAFGRRSVVLDTNVRRVLARLAAGEALPAPTQTVAEMQLAGTWVPDDDAAAARWSAASMELGALVCTARAPRCEACPVADRCRWLAAGRPPDLHAHRRRTQAWAGTDRQARGRVMALLRGALGPVPHDAVAVVWPDPAQLARCVDALVTDGLVVRDAPPGDDPDPSAATYRLPH; from the coding sequence GTGCGCGCGGACGTCGTCGCGTGGTTCGACGAGCACGCGCGCGACCTGCCGTGGCGGGCGGCGGACCGGACGCCGTGGGGGGTGCTCGTCAGCGAGGTGATGCTGCAGCAGACGCCCGTCGTGCGCGTCGTACCGGCCTGGCGCGCGTGGCTGGACCGGTGGCCGACGCCCGCCGACCTGGCGGCCGCACCGACGGCGGACGTGCTGCGCGCGTGGGACCGGCTCGGCTACCCGCGGCGGGCGCTGCGTCTGCAGGAGTGCGCACGGGTGGTCGTCGAGCGGCACGGCGGGGTGCTGCCCGACGACGAGGACGCGCTCCTCGCGCTGCCGGGCGTGGGCGCGTACACGGCGGCGGCGGTGCGGGCGTTCGCGTTCGGGCGACGGTCGGTGGTGCTCGACACCAACGTCCGACGGGTGCTGGCGCGGCTCGCGGCGGGCGAGGCGTTGCCTGCGCCGACCCAGACCGTCGCCGAGATGCAGCTCGCGGGCACGTGGGTACCCGACGACGACGCGGCGGCGGCACGGTGGTCGGCGGCGTCGATGGAGCTGGGCGCGCTGGTCTGCACGGCGCGCGCACCCCGGTGCGAGGCGTGCCCCGTCGCCGACCGCTGCCGCTGGCTCGCCGCCGGCCGGCCGCCCGACCTGCACGCGCACCGGCGCAGGACCCAGGCGTGGGCGGGGACGGACCGACAGGCCCGCGGCCGGGTCATGGCCCTGCTGCGAGGAGCGCTCGGCCCGGTCCCCCACGACGCGGTCGCGGTGGTCTGGCCAGACCCGGCCCAGCTGGCGCGGTGCGTGGATGCGCTGGTCACCGACGGCCTCGTCGTGCGCGACGCCCCTCCGGGCGACGACCCGGACCCGTCGGCCGCGACGTACCGCCTCCCCCACTGA